From one Alicyclobacillus acidocaldarius subsp. acidocaldarius Tc-4-1 genomic stretch:
- a CDS encoding carbohydrate ABC transporter permease, which yields MVTNRITLSRLLMMLPAVIFFAAFALIPMCVAVYYSGLNWSGVGSATWVGLGNWKSMLASGELWHSFWLTIALMFWCWVLQNPLGLVIGVFTAGAQRHRAVFGALYFIPLLFSSVAIGVTWSYILNPTFGLMDNLLKALGIGNGFENWLGNPHIALFVIACIISWQYIPFNALLYQSGVRQIPRSLYEAAMIDGAGPIRTFFRSRSPN from the coding sequence TTGGTTACCAATCGTATTACTCTATCGCGACTACTCATGATGTTGCCGGCAGTGATCTTTTTTGCGGCTTTCGCACTCATACCAATGTGCGTAGCTGTATATTATTCTGGCCTCAATTGGTCGGGCGTTGGCTCTGCCACATGGGTCGGACTCGGTAATTGGAAATCCATGCTTGCGAGTGGGGAGTTGTGGCACTCCTTCTGGCTCACAATTGCGCTGATGTTTTGGTGTTGGGTGCTCCAGAACCCATTGGGGCTCGTGATAGGTGTTTTCACTGCAGGTGCTCAGCGGCACCGCGCTGTGTTCGGCGCATTGTATTTTATTCCCTTGTTGTTTTCGTCAGTCGCTATCGGTGTAACTTGGTCGTACATTTTAAACCCCACGTTCGGCCTCATGGACAACCTGCTTAAAGCGTTGGGGATTGGGAACGGATTCGAGAACTGGTTAGGAAACCCGCACATTGCGCTATTCGTGATCGCGTGTATCATCTCGTGGCAGTATATACCATTCAATGCGCTGCTGTATCAGAGTGGTGTTCGACAAATTCCTCGGTCGCTGTACGAGGCTGCGATGATCGATGGAGCGGGGCCAATTCGCACATTTTTTCGATCACGCTCCCCCAATTGA
- a CDS encoding ABC transporter substrate-binding protein — translation MAKDVRKIAAVGLAAVATIAVTACGTESQSNSNQVSSTGSASAKQVQLTLWNVDSGLAEQVDNKAIARFNATHPGYHMTGEYFESTPYLQKLQIAMGAHQAADVFSNWGGGRLYTFVKAGDVLDLTPYLKADPSWANRFLPSVMKSITFNGHVYGVPYGNLQPVNFFYNKQLFAQYHLTPPKTWNQLLSDIQFFKSKGIIPISLGGQDNWPDLMYFEYLVDRLGGQQPFDNVMAGKPNAWSNPVITKALNMMKQLVNMGAFEPGFSSIGSNNGSDAALLYSGKAAMWLMGSWGYGTIASDDSAFLKNLGWFPFPSVPGGKGNPNDVCGNPSDFYSIPSYDSPAKIKGAIEFLKDNNLDSKNVADLLQIGYVPAVKGIENQLKKQKDAAYETFYYNLAKNAPYFQQSWDTALPTAEGNELDTDLGKFMVGQMSVAQFEADMNTYLTK, via the coding sequence ATGGCTAAGGATGTGCGTAAGATCGCTGCGGTCGGTTTGGCGGCTGTGGCAACCATCGCTGTGACGGCCTGTGGCACAGAATCGCAGTCCAACTCGAATCAAGTGTCCTCCACGGGCTCGGCGAGCGCGAAGCAAGTGCAGTTGACGCTTTGGAACGTCGATTCCGGTTTGGCTGAGCAAGTAGACAACAAGGCGATAGCTCGCTTCAACGCAACGCATCCTGGATATCACATGACCGGAGAGTACTTTGAGTCAACCCCGTACCTTCAGAAGCTGCAAATTGCGATGGGTGCGCATCAAGCAGCGGACGTGTTCAGTAACTGGGGCGGCGGTCGACTCTATACGTTCGTTAAGGCGGGAGATGTGCTTGATCTAACGCCGTACTTGAAAGCCGATCCGTCTTGGGCAAATCGGTTTCTCCCTTCTGTGATGAAATCCATTACGTTCAACGGGCATGTGTACGGCGTTCCTTACGGCAATCTGCAACCGGTGAACTTTTTCTACAATAAGCAACTGTTCGCTCAGTACCATCTCACCCCACCTAAAACATGGAACCAACTGCTGAGCGATATTCAGTTCTTCAAAAGCAAGGGAATCATTCCGATTTCCCTGGGTGGTCAAGATAACTGGCCAGATCTGATGTACTTTGAATATCTGGTTGACCGGCTTGGCGGGCAACAACCGTTTGATAACGTCATGGCGGGCAAGCCGAATGCATGGTCCAACCCGGTGATCACGAAGGCTCTGAACATGATGAAACAGCTGGTGAACATGGGGGCTTTTGAACCAGGCTTTAGCTCCATCGGCTCCAATAACGGTTCGGACGCGGCTCTTTTGTACAGTGGCAAGGCCGCGATGTGGCTGATGGGTAGCTGGGGCTACGGAACCATAGCATCGGACGACAGCGCTTTCCTGAAGAATTTGGGCTGGTTCCCGTTCCCTTCGGTTCCCGGAGGAAAGGGCAATCCGAATGATGTGTGTGGAAACCCGAGTGACTTCTACTCGATTCCAAGTTACGACTCACCAGCAAAGATTAAGGGAGCCATTGAGTTCTTGAAGGACAACAATCTCGATTCGAAGAACGTCGCAGACCTGTTGCAGATCGGCTACGTTCCCGCGGTCAAGGGCATTGAAAACCAGTTAAAGAAGCAGAAAGACGCGGCGTACGAGACGTTCTATTACAACCTGGCGAAAAACGCTCCGTACTTCCAACAATCATGGGATACCGCGCTGCCGACCGCCGAGGGCAATGAGCTGGATACCGATCTCGGAAAGTTCATGGTTGGCCAGATGTCGGTGGCACAGTTTGAGGCGGATATGAACACTTATTTGACTAAATAA
- a CDS encoding substrate-binding domain-containing protein — translation MSQTTCPSSDTMILQCPALTTVRQPWFELGRRVARMILNMMAGEPAHSGDKHLIPDLMERDSVRNMHV, via the coding sequence ATGTCCCAGACGACGTGTCCATCGTCGGATACGATGATATTGCAGTGTCCTGCACTTACGACGGTAAGGCAACCGTGGTTTGAACTGGGTAGAAGGGTTGCCAGAATGATTCTCAACATGATGGCAGGTGAGCCGGCACATAGTGGCGACAAACATCTTATTCCAGATCTCATGGAGCGAGATTCAGTAAGAAACATGCATGTATGA
- a CDS encoding substrate-binding domain-containing protein yields the protein MQQLIAVRACCDELDIEICDEWIADGLFDVDGGQNAMRKILRSKRLPSVIFCFNDYMAIGALREALLQGIHVPDDVSIVGYDDIAVSCTYDGKATVV from the coding sequence ATGCAACAACTAATTGCGGTACGAGCGTGCTGTGATGAACTCGATATAGAAATTTGCGACGAGTGGATTGCAGACGGCCTGTTTGATGTAGACGGAGGCCAAAATGCAATGAGGAAAATACTGAGGTCCAAGCGTCTTCCCTCGGTTATCTTTTGCTTTAACGACTACATGGCAATTGGCGCTCTGAGGGAAGCTTTATTGCAGGGTATACATGTCCCAGACGACGTGTCCATCGTCGGATACGATGATATTGCAGTGTCCTGCACTTACGACGGTAAGGCAACCGTGGTTTGA